The Cetobacterium somerae ATCC BAA-474 genome includes a window with the following:
- a CDS encoding ethanolamine ammonia-lyase subunit EutB, which yields MRLHTRLFGQDYVFENLYDVMAKANEEKSGDELAGIAARSTKERVAAKEVLSNIKLKEFKENPAVPYDQDEVTRIIIDALNLKVYEEIKEWTVGELREWLLATENGDREIQWIRRGLTSEMISAVTKLMSNLDLIRAASKIQVKKHCNTTIGGKGILAARLQPNHTTDDPDGIMISLLEGLSYGVGDALIGLNPVDDTVDSVVRVLQRFDEIKKKFNIPTQICVLAHVTTQMEAIRKGAPTDLIFQSIAGSQKSNEAFGITGDMIEEARQLALTHGTAAGPNVMYFETGQGSELSSDGHNGVDQLTMEARCYGFAKKYDPFIVNTVVGFIGPEYLYDSKQVTRAGLEDHFMGKLHGLSMGVDVCYTNHMKADQNDIENLAVLLTAAGCNYFMGVPAGDDIMLNYQTTGYHDIQTLRETLNVKPIKEFEEWLEKVGIRDEDGNLTNLAGDASLFL from the coding sequence ATGAGATTACACACAAGACTTTTTGGCCAAGACTATGTATTTGAAAATTTATATGATGTTATGGCTAAAGCAAATGAAGAAAAATCAGGTGATGAGTTAGCTGGAATAGCAGCAAGAAGTACAAAGGAAAGAGTGGCAGCAAAAGAGGTATTATCTAATATAAAACTTAAAGAGTTTAAAGAGAATCCTGCAGTTCCTTATGATCAAGATGAGGTTACAAGAATTATAATAGACGCTTTAAACTTAAAGGTATATGAAGAGATAAAAGAATGGACTGTTGGTGAATTAAGAGAGTGGTTATTAGCTACTGAAAATGGAGATAGAGAGATTCAGTGGATAAGAAGAGGATTAACTTCAGAGATGATATCAGCAGTTACAAAGTTAATGTCAAATTTAGATTTGATTAGAGCGGCGAGTAAAATTCAAGTAAAAAAACATTGTAACACAACAATTGGAGGAAAAGGGATTCTAGCAGCTAGACTGCAACCTAATCATACAACAGATGATCCAGATGGAATAATGATTTCACTACTAGAAGGATTAAGCTATGGAGTTGGAGATGCTTTAATAGGATTAAATCCAGTTGATGATACTGTAGATAGTGTTGTTAGAGTTTTACAAAGATTTGATGAGATAAAGAAAAAATTTAATATACCAACACAAATATGTGTACTAGCTCACGTAACTACTCAAATGGAAGCTATAAGAAAAGGAGCTCCTACAGATTTAATATTCCAAAGTATAGCTGGATCACAAAAATCAAATGAAGCTTTTGGAATAACTGGAGATATGATAGAGGAAGCAAGACAATTAGCTTTAACTCATGGAACAGCAGCTGGACCAAATGTAATGTATTTCGAAACAGGACAAGGTTCTGAACTTTCTTCAGATGGACATAATGGTGTGGATCAATTAACAATGGAAGCAAGATGTTATGGATTTGCTAAAAAGTATGATCCATTTATAGTTAATACCGTAGTTGGATTTATAGGTCCAGAGTATCTTTACGATAGTAAACAAGTTACAAGAGCTGGATTAGAAGACCACTTTATGGGAAAACTTCATGGATTATCTATGGGAGTTGACGTTTGTTATACAAACCATATGAAGGCAGACCAAAACGATATTGAAAACTTAGCTGTTTTATTAACAGCAGCTGGATGTAACTATTTTATGGGAGTTCCAGCTGGAGATGATATTATGTTAAACTACCAAACTACAGGATATCATGATATTCAAACTTTAAGAGAAACATTAAATGTTAAACCTATAAAAGAGTTTGAGGAGTGGCTAGAAAAAGTAGGTATCAGAGATGAGGATGGAAATTTAACTAATCTTGCAGGAGATGCATCACTATTTTTATAG
- the eutC gene encoding ethanolamine ammonia-lyase subunit EutC yields the protein MISEKELKDIISQVLKEMDGEGKALEKVKERVEKTLSNLEEVEDITKIDLREVIDVVNPKNREELLKYKRKTPARVGIGRAGTRYTTSTMLRFRADHASAQDAVFTDVSDEILAKNNLFTVQTRCNSKDEYITRPDLGRRLSDEAVKVLKERCKQNPTVQVYVSDGLSSTAVEANVENILPALLNGLKAYGIDTGTPFFLKYGRVAASDDVAETLGATVTCVLIGERPGLATAESMSAYITYKGYVGIPEAKRTVVSNIHEKGTPAVEAGAHVAHIIKKILDAKASGQDLKL from the coding sequence ATGATTTCTGAAAAAGAGTTGAAAGATATAATATCACAAGTTTTAAAAGAGATGGATGGAGAGGGAAAGGCTTTAGAAAAAGTAAAAGAGAGAGTTGAAAAAACACTTTCTAATTTGGAAGAGGTAGAGGACATAACTAAAATTGATTTAAGAGAAGTTATAGACGTAGTGAATCCAAAAAATAGAGAGGAGTTATTAAAGTATAAAAGAAAAACACCAGCAAGAGTTGGAATTGGAAGAGCTGGAACAAGATATACAACATCAACAATGTTAAGATTTAGAGCTGATCACGCTTCAGCACAAGATGCTGTATTTACTGATGTTTCAGATGAAATATTAGCTAAAAATAATCTATTTACAGTTCAAACAAGATGTAACTCTAAAGATGAATATATAACAAGACCAGATTTAGGAAGAAGATTATCAGATGAAGCTGTGAAAGTTTTAAAAGAGAGATGTAAACAAAATCCAACAGTTCAAGTTTATGTTTCAGATGGTCTTAGTTCAACAGCAGTAGAAGCAAACGTTGAAAATATACTTCCAGCACTATTAAATGGATTAAAAGCTTATGGAATAGATACAGGAACACCATTTTTCTTGAAATATGGAAGAGTTGCTGCTTCAGATGACGTAGCTGAAACACTTGGTGCAACAGTAACTTGTGTATTAATTGGAGAGAGACCAGGACTAGCAACTGCAGAAAGTATGAGTGCATATATAACATATAAAGGATATGTAGGAATACCAGAAGCTAAGAGAACAGTTGTATCAAATATACATGAAAAAGGAACTCCAGCAGTGGAAGCAGGAGCACA